aagctgtgatagcctagtggttaggacgtccgccttctatcggaggtcgggggttcgatcccgggcccgcacctctaacttttgggagttatgtgcgaattaaatatcacttactttaacggtgaaggaaaacatcgtgaggaaacctgcatgcctgagagttctccataatgttctcaaaggtgtgtaaagtctaccaatccgcacatggccagtgtggtagactatggccaaacccccttctcactctgagaggagacccgtgctctgcagtgagccggcgatgggttgatcatgatgatgaattgatGACAGTTACATTATCGTGATCAATTAGTATCAACCCATccgtcgccggctcaccacagagcacgggtctcatcttaggtgagaaggccatagtctaccatgctggccaagtgcggattagcagacttcacacacctttgagaacattatggaaaaccctcaaacatgcagatttcctcacgatgttttcctgcaccgttaaagcaagttatattttacTTCAAACACACATAACacctaaaagttagaggcgcgtggcCAAGATCGAATTCCtgatctccgattaggaggcggacgtcctaaccagtaggctatcacagttttatGGACCGTACAGTGTACTAATTTAATAGTTTTCAAAAACTACGGTTACTAAAGACTACGGTTTCCACTGCATCTTTTTCAAcccgcacattaaagcgcataaaatccattttaatttaaaacaaaattatgtatgtataagtatctacctatagtacctacacAGTGACACTCGtgccatcaagacgaatctaatgacatAGGTACTCCGTACTAAGTATCAATCGGCTGAGCcattgagtagttacgagcggaaATAGGAACGGTCATATATACATAcaaacggtcaaacatgtttgtcaaacacgccgtcaatcaaatttgccaacgtagtttgtttgacaaactcATCAAACACGACCGCAGCCGTTtaaataatttgacaaacacgtaatatttgacaaacatgtttgccccgtttacggggcactacatacatacaggtcaaacacaatATAATGCTTCTTTTGGGCTTCGCCACATTCATTGGggtaaaaatagatttttcatCCTAAGCAAAGATATTAAACTGTTCCTATGTAAAAGTAGACGTTAGTATAACCACGTACACAATATATCGAGGGATTCGAGGGCTAAGTATAGGCAGGTCAGATTAGTTGCCGTACCTAAACCGTGACGGTCATCACAACAGTAGGTAATGACCGGAAATACTTACTGAAACTTGATCCTCTTTATCCACTTTATAGTAATTTGTGAACTGGTTTTAAGGCCAGCACCCCTAGCCTGAGTTTATATAGTTTTCAAAAATGGAATTCGATATCGAGGCCTCGATAAATCTACTTAGCGCCCCTAGCGAAAATTTTCTAAAGTTTCTAAATcgaaatcaatcaatcaatacttataataaaactgtaacaggtcaaattctgtacattctgtacattgaagatattttgaaatttttttttcgagggcactctataatcgatactgaacccaaaactgtaatttttttcatttttgtctgtctgtctgtctgtctgtctgtatcacggccgcgcatcacgctgaaactactgaatggattccaatgaaacttggtacgatttgaggtcatactatgaggaagaatataggatactttttatcccgaaattcagcatggttcccgtaggagaggggacgaaagttaaaatgtatactgagttgtaattcattaacgcgtagtccgatttcattcattctttttttgttagaaaggggatattttaaagattgttccgtaaatatttcaaggtcatcggtttttaaccgactgtcaaaaaggaggtggttcttttttctacatcgattttttcgaggtttctggaccgatttgcaaaatttttttttaaatcaacaaaaaaagtttacgtcgtggtcacataaaaaattctggattcaactccttaatcctgatgctgtagggatgctgcccgcctgggttatcaagattcaggaagtgttcatagtgaattcatattgtaggtaccaagcaacgacaacaatcccgaaaaatcaaagagttcccgcgggattttaaaaaacgtaaatccacgtggacgaagtcgcaggaatcagctagtctttaataatactacttacttaatatcgAAATTCAAGAAGATTATTATCAAATATTCCGATGACCTACAAAGCGACACGACGTATTGTCATATGTTtgtatgtagtttgattttggtcatagaaaattagaaaatccatacctacctaatatatacaTCCGAAAGTgtacctatctgtctgtctgtctgctagcttttcacgacccatacgtttaaccgattttgacgaaatttggtacagacataggGCATCACCTTCGTCATGAATAAGAATAAGGCAACTAATGACTGATCGGCGCGCCGAGCAATAATTATTGACGTCACTATTCCACATGACGATAATCTAGTGAaggaaaaattcaaaataagtatatttagatCTTGCCCACGAGATTACAATAATATGTCATGTGGAGAATTGATTCATCTGTTGTAGTTGTCGTTTCGTTCAACGATCTTATAGCGAAAAATTGCTGGGGCGCAAAAGGCGGTACTTCTTATACGTATTGTgaagatgtacctacctcaCTCTGGAGCCCTAACAAGCAGTAGCTTGGGGTTTACTCAATTGCCAGTAGAATCCATTTATTCCATACTggctgtttttttaatatgccCTCGCGTAGATAAATCCGTTTGCGCAAATGGTAGTTTCATGTGTACATGAGTGTCAATTCAGAACtgggcaataaaaatacatctTTAGTTTAATATTGATTCAGTTTTTTGAGTtctttattatttctattttttattataataataatgctaACCACATTCATAGACCTACTACGACATAGTTTACATAACATTCATATTAACATCAGCTTGGTATCACTTCATAAAAACATCTTAGTGCTAATATTATACgagaataattataattttccaGTACCTTTTCCGTGATCGTAAATTTCCTAGATACGTATCTAAATAAAGAACTATACTAAATAGGTAATACCCATAGGTACTGAAAGCAATTAGATGATAGATAAGGTAATTACTATAAAGCCATTATCAGATAATGTATTTAAAGTACGGACTACAATGATTGACAGCCTATATATAGATCAATGCTTTGAGTTATATTTCCCTAGAACGAGTTTTATAGTTCCCAAAAATAAAATTCGATAAGCTCTTCCATTTTATGCACAACCTGTGCaataactttataaaataaaaacaatcaaGAAAAGCATAAAACTTCGAAATGCGAAAAGTCATACTAGGGGCACTGGTCTTCTTACCTACTCGTAGTTAAGTGAATATAATTGGTCTTCAAAACTTCCGCAtcattttaggctgcatcatcattcatcactaACTAACAATCAGTTGAGTTAATGGTCAGCGTAAACCAATCATCCAAAGAAACAGTCACACGGTTTTTTATCATCCTTTTGAAAGTCATCTTTTTTTGATTCATCTGAAATTTGTTGGTTACAGATCGTTGCAATTCGCGCCGAGCCAAAACTATTCGACAGTTACTACAATGGCTGTTGCAACGGCCTTTTCTGGCCTCTGTTTCACTCCATGCCAGATCGAGCAACATTCATAGCTGACCATTGGAAGGCGTACGTTAAAATCAATGAGGAATTCGCAATGAAGACCATACACGCCCTTAAGTTGCTAaatgaaaagaaagaaaaggatAACGCCCCTGCAATTGTTTGGGTTCATGATTACCATCTCATGTTGGCTGCAAATTGGATCCGACAGCGGGCCGAAGAGGATGAGATAAAATGCAAGCTCGGATTCTTCCTTCACATTCCATTTCCGCCATGGGACATATTTCGATTGCTTCCTTGGTCAGACGAAGTGTTGCAAGGCATTTTAGGTAAATTTTGATGCTTAGGTACATTTTCTTTTACTCCAATAACTCCTTTTTTAGCTATTTTCCTAGAGTCCTTAATATTACCACACCAGTAACTTAGTGTAGAAGCAAATGGTTTAAACTATACAAAACATTCAAATAATAAGGAACACGAAAATCCATCTACTTTCTAGACGATTCCCCTTCTTGTAGTACTAGTTAACCTATTATTCCGATTTAGTTTTCATTATTCGAACTattaatttaggtattttatatttccaaatgatttttacatttttacaatttGCAGGTTGTGACATGGTTGGTTTCCACATAACAGATTACTGCTTGAACTTTATTGACTGCTGCCAAAGAAGCTTAGGTTGTCGTGTTGACCGAAAAAATCTTTTAGTCGAATTGGGAGGTCGTACAATTTGCGTACGACCTTTGCCGATCGGTGTGCCATTCGACAGATTCGTCTCATTGGCTCAAAACGCTAAACCAGTACTTAATATGAGCCAGCAAATAATACTTGGAGTTGATAGGCTAGATTATACCAAAGGATTAGTGCACAAATTGAAAGCTTTTGAAAGGCTATTAGAAAAACACCCAGAGCATATTGACAAAGTTGTATTACTTCAGATCTCAGTTCCGTCAAGAACAGATGTAAAGGAATACCAGGATTTAAAGGAAGAAGTGGACCAATTAGTTGGAAGAATTAATGGAAGGTTTACGACACCCAACTGGTCTCCAATTAGGtatgataaaaatgaaatcATTAAGGTACTTAGCTACTCAATTTGTTCATGTCTAGCGCATTTCACAAAACTAAAACATTAGCAAAGTTTAGTTGAAtaggtactatatttttttatagaaccACACCACATTTGGTATTTAAATTCTTGTAATAGGTCAAAATTCCAAAACCAAAAGGGGAAATATtagcattgttttaaaaatatttggagcttttagacaaggaataatataaaatgaattattgtttttttagggtCGTTGAATTCAATAAATTGTTTCCAGGTATATTTTCGGCTGCATCGGTCAAGAACAGCTTGCTTCATTCTACCGTGACGCTGCTGTGGCTCTGGTCACACCTCTCAGAGATGGAATGAATCTAGTCGCTAAAGAATTTGTTGCTTGCCAGATTAACAAGCCTCCCGGAGTACTTATAGTCTCACCCTTTGCTGGTGCGAGTGAGATGATGCACGAAGCGCTTATATGTAATCCTTATGAACTGGATGAATGTGCTGCAGTTATCCACAGGTAGGGCAGTTCATGTGTGTCACAATATAATGTCTTATCACAAAACTATGGACTAGGTATGATCAAAGGTTAAATATATGCAGAGGCTACACAAGTTTAACGCCTGCTTAAAATGCACCTAAAGTTTTTGTAGTGCTACAGTATATTTCTGTCTTTAGAATGCACCTTTTGGAATAAACCGAGTGTAGTTATCAGAGTCAGACTTATGAAACGAATATcaattttttattgcattttatcaaataaaatcttagtGTTTTCCAGTGGAAGAACTACacagaaataatatttaattaatgaagTAAAATCACTTATGTTCATATAACTTTCAGGGCACTCATAATGCCAGAAGACGAGCGCACAGTTCGCATGAACCACCTCAGGCGGAGAGAACAACAGAACGACGTGGACAGCTGGATGAAGGCGTTCCTTAAAGCCATGGACTCGCTGGAGGAGGAGGCGGATGACGTTGGTGCCACGTCCATGCAGCCTGTTACTATTGACGACTTCGACGAATATTTATCCAAgt
The nucleotide sequence above comes from Maniola hyperantus chromosome 8, iAphHyp1.2, whole genome shotgun sequence. Encoded proteins:
- the Tps1 gene encoding uncharacterized protein Tps1, with the translated sequence MSVMQNSVTVTISRATCNIKGSMIVVSNRLPFILKRNETTGELERKASAGGLVTAVAPVVIRGKGIWVGWPGIHLDNPNEKIPESDPNDKSPTAGLLSSKIVAIRAEPKLFDSYYNGCCNGLFWPLFHSMPDRATFIADHWKAYVKINEEFAMKTIHALKLLNEKKEKDNAPAIVWVHDYHLMLAANWIRQRAEEDEIKCKLGFFLHIPFPPWDIFRLLPWSDEVLQGILGCDMVGFHITDYCLNFIDCCQRSLGCRVDRKNLLVELGGRTICVRPLPIGVPFDRFVSLAQNAKPVLNMSQQIILGVDRLDYTKGLVHKLKAFERLLEKHPEHIDKVVLLQISVPSRTDVKEYQDLKEEVDQLVGRINGRFTTPNWSPIRYIFGCIGQEQLASFYRDAAVALVTPLRDGMNLVAKEFVACQINKPPGVLIVSPFAGASEMMHEALICNPYELDECAAVIHRALIMPEDERTVRMNHLRRREQQNDVDSWMKAFLKAMDSLEEEADDVGATSMQPVTIDDFDEYLSKYIGYTQKLALLLDYDGTLAPIAPHPDLATLPLETKHTLQRLSNMPDVYIAIISGRNVNNVKEMVGIEGITYAGNHGLEILHPDGSKFVHPMPLEMQDNVVDLLKALQEQVCKDGAWVENKGALLTFHFRETPIAKRAALADVAKQLITAAGFEAAPAHCAIEARPPVEWNKGRASIYILRTAFGLDWSERIRIIYAGDDVTDEDAMLALKGMAATFRIAPSTITKTSAERRLSSTDSVLAMLKWVERHFSRRKPRANSLTYKGPKISRDTIQMQMSYHPPPRSPKQTPPRTPEIISSGSESS